The DNA segment CCCACCCACCCTCTAGGACCACTTTAAACGCCATGTCCACAAATCCCGAGACTATTTGAAAATGACTGAAAGGTGAGCACGGAATGGAAATCGCCTGCAGAGACTAACTGGGCAGCAGAAACTAAAGCCGGCTCAGATGCCACCTTCCTGAAGACACCTCACCATGACACCTGGGTCCctcttctcaaactctttaaTGCAGCTACACATCCCAGCCGTAACCCCTACTGCCTTTTGGGAAGGGGGACGAGGAGCCTCGAGTATATGAGTAGCTGTGGCCTGAGCCGGAAGCTTCTCTTGGCAGAGACCGTTCTGGACGCACTGCCAGACCAGCCCTCACCGTCCTCCCCAAACACTCAGACGAGGGGGCTCTGGGTCTGAATGGGAATGTGCAGAGAACAGCGGTCAGGAGCCTCCGTGAGCCCCCGTGCTGCCCAACAGCGTGGGCGTGGGCCTCACCGTCAGGGTAGTACTGCTGGCTCATGGGCTCCGAGGCAGCCTGGCTGTGGCCATACTGCTCGCCGCCGTAGTACTCCTCCTGGCCCAGGTACTGCTGGGACGACCCTGGGGGCGGACAGTGCACGTGCGACGTTAACTCAGGACATTCTTCTGCTCAGGAGAACCCCCTCGACGGGCTCCCCTGGCCACCTGGGAATTCTCCCCCACGTCCACCCCAGGTACCCTGGACCTGGTACTTACGAACACTACTGCCCCAGCCGCTGCTCTGGACGCTGTGCCCGACTCCGACCCCCCGCAGCGGCTCAAGCCTGGTCTGCCTCCAGGAGCAGCACTGGCTTTCAACCTTCTATGTTCTGCAAGCCCCACACGGCTCCAGACCCCCAACCACCTCGCTTCATACTAAGGAACGTGCAAAGCCTTGTGCCCTCCAGCTTCGCGGGGAGAAAGATGCGGCGCAGGCATTACCTTGCTGGGAGGGCCGGTAGGGCGCCATGGGCCGCTGTCCCATCATGCTGCTGCCCTGGCCGCTCTGGCCCATCATGGCAATGGACGGCTGGCCCTGGTAGTGCTGGCTCCCGCCCTGTGCCGAGCTGTAGTGGGACGAGGCTGCCTGCTGGTGCATCATGGACACTGGGCGACACGACAGACCCGAATAACCCCGAGGAGCTCCCGAGGCGGGcaccctcacccctcaccccagaCCCCAACAGCACCCTTCTCCCCGACTGAGACTTCGGCTCTGGGCCCCCTCCACGCACAGGAAAACACGAGTCGTGTCCTCCCGAATCCCCAAGGCTGGTCCCAGAGGACCCAGGCCTGTGCCCACCCCTGAGACTTGGGCCTCTAAGGCTCCTGGCTGGCGGCCTCTGCCCCTGGCCAGTCCAGTCGTGCCGCCCCTGCTCAGACCCTGCTAGGGCAGGACTATCCAATGGGCTGGGCTGAGGACCATGTCAAAAAACAGAACCAAACGGGTGACATCTATTTTAGTCATGTTTTATTTGGCTCAATATATCAAAAATACCCTCATTCTCAGTATATAGCTGATAGTAAAAATAAACGAAGCAGATACTGCCTGTTCTCCCTTTTCGTATTAAGCCTTTGAACTCCAGCGCCTGACACTCTGGGACGTCTCGATCTGGGCCTGCTGCTACTCAGTGCCCCATGCCCGGCCTGCGGGGACCCGTGGCCCAGCTTTAGCAGCCCTGCACCCTGCCTACACTGCCCCCCATCCCGTGAGCCTGACTCTATCCCCCTGGCAGGGATGTCGCCTGAAGCTGCCACGGTGAACAGCGGAAAGCCCCACCACAAAGCCAGACCCCAGGGTCCCCCACCACTTGGGAAGCCCCCAGGACCCTGTGCACAGCCTGCACACATTCCACAGGGCCCCAGGGACTGTGCTGGGCTTGGGCAGGagtcccaggggctggggtgggggggtgccccAGGGCCGAGCAGGGCGGTACCTGGGTTGGACTGCATGTTGATGTTGGCCCGGGACACGTAGTTGCCGATGGCGCCCTGGCCCTGCAGGGGCACGCTCTGTGAGGCGGGTCCCGAGTGGCTGTAGCCAGGCCCCGAGCCATGGCCGCTGCCTGACATACTCATGGAGGTGGTGGGCAGCGTGCTCTGTGCGGTCTGCTGCATGGACACATGGTTCGGACCTGCCAGGAGCACAGGGAGGTCCTGAAACCCACGGAAGATGGCCTCTGATGGCAGGCCTGGCCTTGCTGCTAGACACCCCGCGTCCCTTCACGTGATCATGGGGAGGAGGCTAACGCATGTCAACAGTGTCACAATGAAGTAAACGATTGAGTGATGAATAAAGAAACCAGCATGCACGCTGACCAAGGAGAGGACGTGGCCGTTCGTTATCACCACGATAGCTCCCAGAGACTACCGACGGATAGTTCTCGCTCCACAGATaacctttctgttttgtttaaaaaatccagtggaaCCCCACACATCCATTTGAGGTGGCCATAATTTGACAGCGTCAAAGCAGAGTAGAGGGTGTGACGTGCTTTTCCCTTTGCACGTGACCCCCCGTGCTCGGGCGTCCAGGCACAGCAGCTGCCCAGCAGCCAGGACCTCGGGGAGGAGAGAGGTCCCACACTTAGCTCTGCAGGGCATGCGGTACCCTGCTGAGACAGCCAGTCACCTGGAAGCCTGAGTGTGTGACGCTGCTGCCAGGAGCCAGCCCCAACCCCGAAGTGCTCAGGGCTACTCACCGTTGCCGATCTGGCCCTGCATGAGGGAGGACGGGGGCAGGCCCGTGCCCATGGCATCGCTGAGACTGCCCTGGGCATGCAGGCCCTGGCTGGAGCCGCTCTGGGACAGCGCTCCGGGGCCCAGGCTCATGTTCTGGGTTGGCGGCTGCAGGCAACAGGGAAGTAACAGGGAGGAGGGTTAACCACCTGAAGCCCCTCAGGGATTTGGCGGCTCCTGAGATCTACCTTTGTGTCTCATGGCCGCCTGGCAAATGCCTGTAACCTCCTGTTGCTCTCACACTTGATCAGACGACTGTGGGGGACTAGGCCCAAACATCTCAGGCCACGGAGAGGATACACCAAGCGTTCTTGGGGAACACTGAAAACTTACATGAATAATAAGTTTATCGACACCTGGGGATTCAAAAATGGTCCTTCTTCCCGGGCGTACAGGGAACCACCTCGCCCGCCCACCAGACCCCAACTACCTCATCTTActccacacccctgcccctccccctcggcCTCAGCTGGCCAGGATTCTGTGTGTCCCTCATCCACATCACCCCacgccccagggcctttgcacagactGCCCTGGGCCTTAGCATTGGCACTCCCAttgctcctcctccctgtgtgCCCTGCCTGCTGCAAGCCCAGCTCTGATCAGGATGTAGAGGGTGATGGGACTGAGTGACCCATGCACCCTCACCTCCCAGATCCAGACCAAACAGCAGCTCCGAAGCTTCGGTGGCACATGGTGCCTAGACCCGGCCAAGGAAATAAAGTTCCCAGCAGGACCCACTGGTATCTCCAGGGTGAGGAATCGCAATTTCATGGGCCAATCAAGTTGGTTTAAAGGTTTTATCAGCAGAACGCTTCCTGGCACTTATGATGTCACCTTCCAGGGGACTACGGGGCATCGAGAGATAAGCCATTCCTGGTGACAGGTTTGTCCTGGAACCTCCCGGCCCATCACGCTCAACAGGGGCCAGGCCCTCTTGAGGCTGTGCCCCCTGTTCACCACGCAGGAGGCAGTCGCCACCGGACCTTGCCTCCCAGCAACAATTTGATTTGGGGAAATAGGTTTTGAAAAGTtcgaaaataaaacatttatccTGATGCTTAAAGCGTCCCCTGCACGGGTGGCTTTTATAGCTTTGCTGCTAAGTCGGAGCAGCGTACATTCCTGGGTCACCACTGCTCACACTGCTCCGGAGGGCTCACGATAAAGAGCGAGAAGCCCCGTGCCACTTCCTGTTCTCCCGAGACCCGCCTCCCACCATTTCTTGTCTGGCTCCTCGGCGTCACCTCCCTTTGCTAAAGAAACCCATGTCACAACTCTGTCTGACCGGCCTCCCGCCCCCTTTCCACACTCCCATCTGTCACTTGGTTATTCCAGGTGACGCACTCAGCCGTCCGCTCCCAGCGCCGGCAGCGTGAGGCCATGCCGGACTGCGCTGGGCAAGGGTGGGCCCCGCCGCCCCCCATCTGTGGGCACTCACGGCGGGGAGCAAGGACTGCATGTTCTGGTTGGAGTCCGCGATCGTGGCCAGGTAGACCAAGTTCCGGTGCAGGATCTGCTGGTACCTGCAGGTCAGGGGCACACGGTGAGGCAGAGGGCCCGGCGGGCCAACCCGACGCAGCGTCCGCAGCGCAGCCTTGCCTTGCAGCCAAGCCCCGGGAGACGCGGACCCCCGACAACGCCCAGGGACGGGGCAGGCAAGAGTGCTCTGTGGTCCAGGACAGGGCCGGGCAGGGCAGAGGGTCCAGCCTGGGTCCTGAATGGGATCCTGTCTGATGACAAGATGCCGAAAGACCCCAAGACGCTGGCCAAGGGGGAGGCGTCAGCAGGTCTGTTCAGAGAATgcgagtgggggggaggggagcaggagtcACGAGGAGGCACAAGGCAGACTGAGGGAGACACAGAACAGATGCCAGAGAACAAGGCCTCCTCCATCTGACCCTGACCAGACCAGGCGGACTTGATAACGCTGCACCCCTGAAGAGGCTCCCCAAACAAGCCGGAGGGACATGGAGAAGCTCAAATGAACACAGGAAAGTCCCCAGGCACGTGGCAGCTGCTGACACGTGTCACACCTCTGGGGGGCTTGGACACTGGCTCGTGCACCCACTCTGCATCCAGCCCCGGGCGTCACGTGAGGTCCTACGGAAGGGCTCATCGTCTGGGCGTGTCCACAGgcagccccctctcctcccacagtTCCAGCTCTTCCAaacttcctccccctccttgggGAGCCATGCCCGAGGGTGACCTCCACAGCGCGACGGCCACTTACTGGGTGCACTCAGCCGTCTTGCCCTTGCTCTGGTAGTCCAGGATACACTGTATCAGGTGGTGGTTCTCATCCAGCATCTGAAGGGGAAGCAGACGTGAACGCGGGACACAGATGTGGCTGCGGCGCCCGGCCGGAGGGTTACGACGGGGCGCCCACTGGAGTCGCTCCATTAGGTGCGCGACGGGAACCTTCCCCAGCGTGGTGTTCCATACAGAGAGCCGAAACTCTTCCATACCACCGTGGCCGGCAGGACCAAACACGTCCCACATCTTTGTGCTAAGCATGGCCTGCCACGTGCCAGGGTCCGTCCCCCCACAAACCCGGGGGCAGGTTCCAGGTTCTCTCACGCGGCAGAGGAAAACCCACAGGCCACAGGAGTCCCCACTGTCTAGGGCCCTTGACCACAGTGCACCTGCCCAGCGAGGGCGGGCCCAGAGTCAACGTGAGGCATGCTGGAACGGAGTTCCCGTCTGGAGATCCCCACGTCATGGCCACACAAGCAGTCCCTCCTGAGAGAGGCCGCTCACAGCCCCGCAGAGCGTCACAAAGACCTGTAAGAACAGCTCTTCAGGGCGGCCACTTGGGGGGCAGCACGTGGGATGGCCTGGGGAGAGCCAGGAGAAGGTGCGGGAAGAAGCACGAGAGGGAGGAAGGCCTCatgggagcgggggagggggtaAGACCAGGCAGCCACGGCCAGCCCACCCTGCCGGCCCAGGGCCTGGTGGGCATTCAGGACGGCGAGGTGGGCGCAGTGTAAACCATCGTCCACCCGGCTGTGACGAAAGACTCGGCTCTTTCACCACCTGCGCAGGTACCAGCTTCTGCCCTCGGCAAGGAGGGGCACTGGGCCCAAGGCAAACGCTGCTTTCCACAAAGATGTCTCCATTCAGAAACTTGTGCCAATGGAAAAATCTATGCCTTTGCCCTCAACGAATCGTGCCTGGTCACCGAGGTGCAGGTTTTTCGGGCAGGCTCGGCGCTGCAGGCCCCTGAGCGAGAGCAGGGGCCCACCTGCTGGCCGCCAGCCGGAGGGGCGCCTACCCTTCCTCCCTGGGCGCCGTGAGCCCCTCACTACACGCCGACCTCAGAGCCCTGCTCCTACAGAGCTTGCGGCCCAAACCCATCCACAAGAGGGGAGACCACGGCGCAGAGGGCCTGGCCCCACCGTGCTGTGAGGCCCAGCGCAGCCTGAGGCCACGCGAGTgacgccccccgccccggcctctACAACCCAGAGGTCGGTCTCTCTTGCTCTAAGTTAGAGCTTGGTCCTCTCCCCCACTGTGGAGAGCGTACCCACAGTTCAGTGACTGAGGGGCCTGCCCATTTGGGAGAACTGGAGGGTGGCACTGTGGGCCCAGCGGCCACCTGTGGGCAGGTTCAGGGCTGACTGAACACACCAGGAAACGGCACTCTGACCATTTGCACGTTAGGACTCACGAAAgaccttcctttccctctgaaaGCACCCGTGGCTTCGGCTTTCCTGACAGTAATTCCCGGGCAGGAATTCTCTCCCAGGGACACACGCCACAAACCTGAAATGTTTTATGCTTGGAATGCTCATTTCAGCATCAGTCTTAACACTCaaacacggggggggggggggagttaaaTGGTCAGCGACAGTGTCACACAAACTGCGGCAGAACCAGCCAGTGCAAACATTCTTATGGTTTTTATAAGCACGAGGTTCTATAATGTTCTACTTTAAGGAtgagaagatgaaaaagcaagGGACAGAGCACTATCTCCATCAAGTTAAAAACACTCAGGAAAAAAGGCCAGGCCAAGGTGGATGAAAGATGGTGGACCGGATGCCCTGACCTCTAAACCCTGGCGACCCTGGTGAGTAAGGGACAAAACAGGGCTGCGAACAGAAGAGCAGGCTGAGACCGCAGTGCCAGCAGCAGGGTTCTAGAACTGGAGGGTGGCAAACAAGTGAGAAGTGAATAAGCAGACCAGGCCCCAAGGCGCCAGTTGTGAGACAGCCACACTGGGAACCCAGAGGCTGGCAGGAGGCAGATAAGAAGGTGTGAGGAAGGGCCAGGGTACTGAAGGCCAGAGAGCACCCCCAGTGACGCCACAGACCAACCCCAAGCATGTGGTCCccgccccaggccaggccctcaACAAGAGTGCTCCTGGGAAGTCTGCCATCTAGACAAGCCGAGGCCACAGAGGGTTCACCTGGGGGAGATGAAGGCCATGCCAGAAACAAACttacaaaaacaagaagaaagaaacgCACAAGTATTATTAATAACCCCAAAGAGCAAAAAAGATTGTGTCAATTAATAAAAGACACCATTAAACacaacagaaatagaacaaaacagagcTCTGGGGTATTTCTATACCGACCAGAACAAAAGCAATCAACAGGAGGGTTGGAATGTAAAATTGAGGAAAACTCCTAGAAAGCAGAGTAAAAAgagtaaaacagaaaacagaaaagatgataaaattaaaaaaacaatccaagTGGCAAAAAACAATTCTTCCTGgacttccagaaagaaaacataagaaaaatcaTCCAAAAATTGTTCAGTGTGTTTTCTCAGAACTGAAGGATGTGAATTTCCAGATTAGAACATTCTCCAGCTTGCCAAAAACATCGAGGACAAAGAGAGATCCTAATAAAGAATGGACTGAGAAACCATGGCATTGAGCTTCTCCACATATGCCAGAAGTTGGCAAATGGTAGAGGAGCAATAGCCTGATCCTGAGGGGAGGCTTCCTGAGGAGACATGACCAATCCCAAGCAAGACTTTCTGAGGAGGGATAACCAGATCCCAAGGGGAAGCCTCCTGAGGAGAGATGACTGATCCCTAGGGGGGAGGCCTTCCTGAGGAGAAATGACTGATCCtaagggaaggcttcctgaggaGACATGACCAATCCCGACCAAGACCTTCTGAGGAGAAATTACCTATcctgaggtgtgtgtgtgggaggggagggctcTTCCTGAAGAGAGATGACCAATACTAAGTGAGACTTTCTGAGGAGGGATGACCCGATCTCAAGGGGAGACCTCCTGAGGAGATGGCCAATCCTGAGCGAGACTTCCTGAGGAGAAATGACTGATCCTGAGGGGAGGATTCCTGAGGAGACATGACTGATCATGAGCAAGACTTTCTGAGGAGGGATGACCTGATCCtgaaggaaggcttcctgaggaGAGAGAACTGATCCCAAAGGGGGCCTTCCTGAAGAGACATAACTGATCCTGAGCAGGACTTTCGAGGAGAGATGAACCAGTCCAGTGGGGAGGCTTCCTGAGGAGCCATGACCAATCCTGAGCAATACTTCCTGAGGAGAAATGATCTATCctgaggtatgtgtgtgtgtgggggggggcgggggggtcttCCTGAAGAGAGATGACCAATCCTGAGCAAGACTTTCTGAGGAGGGATGATCCAATTTCAAGGGGTGGCTTCCTGAGATGGCCAATCCTGAGCGAGACTTCCTGAGGAGAAATGACTGATCCTGAGGAGAGGCTTCCTGAGGAGACATGACTGATCATGAGCAAGACTTTCTGAGGAGGGATGACCTGATCCtgaaggaaggcttcctgaggaGAGATAACTGATCCCAAAGGGGGCCTTCCTGAAGAGACATAACTGATCCTGAGCAGGACTTTCGAGGAGAGATGAACCAGTCCAGTGGGGAGGCTTCCTGAGGAGCCATGACCAATCCTGAGCAATACTTCCTGAGGAGAAATGATCTATCctgaggtatgtgtgtgtgtgggggggggcgggggggtcttCCTGAAGAGAGATGACCAATCCTGAGCAAGACTTTCTGAGGAGGGATGATCCAATTTCAAGGGGTGGCTTCCTGAGATGGCCAATCCTGAGCGAGACTTCCTGAGGAGAAATGACTGATCCTGAGGAGAGGCTTCCTGAGGAGACATGACTGATCATGAGCAAGACTTTCTGAGGAGGGATGACCTGATCCtgaaggaaggcttcctgaggaGAGATAACTGATCCCAAAGGGGGCCTTCCTGAAGAGACATAACTGATCCTGAGCAGGACTTTCTGAGGAGAGATGACCGATCCCAAAGGGAGGCTTCCTGAGGAGACATGACCAATCCCAAGCAAGACTTTCTGAGGAGGGATGACCAATCCTGAGGGGAGGCTTCCTGAGGAGAGATAACCAATCCTGAGCAAGACTTCCTGAGGAGAAATGACCTATCCTGGGGTGTGTGTTGGGAGAGGAGGGACTTCCGAAAGAAAGATAACCAATCCTGAGTGAGACTTTCTGAGGAGAGATGACCGATCCTGAGCAAGACTTTCAGAGGAGAGAGGACCaatcctggggggggggagcttcCTGAGGGGAAATGAATGAACCAATCCCGAACCAATCCTGAGGGGAGGCTTCCTGAGGAGACGTGACCAATCCCGAGTAAGGCTTTCTGAGGAGAGATGACCGATCCCAAAGGGAGGCTTCCTGAGGAGACATGACCAATCCCAAGCAAGACTTTCTGAGGAGGGATGACCAATCCTGAGGGGAGGCTTCCTGAGGAGAGAGAACCAATCCTGAGCAAGACTTCCTGAGGAGAAATGACCTATCCTGGggtgtgtgttgggaggggagGGACTTCCGAAAGAAAGATAACCAATCCTGAGTGAGACTTTCTGAGGAGAGATGACCGATCCTGAGCAAGACTTTCAGAGGAGAGAGGACCaatcctggggggggggagcttcCTGAGGGGAAATGAATGAACCAATCCCGAACCAATCCTGAGGGGAGGCTTCCTGAGGAGACGTGACCAATCCCGAGTAAGGCTTTCTGAGGAGAGATGACCGATCCCAAAGGGAGGCTTCCTGAGGAGACATGACCAATCCCAAGCAAGACTTTCTGAGGAGGGATGACCAATCCTGAGGGGAGGCTTCCTGAGGAGAGATAACCAATCCTGAGCAAGACTTCCTGAGGAGAAATGACCTATCCTGGggtgtgtgttgggaggggagGGACTTCCGAAAGAAAGATAACCAATCCTGAGTGAGACTTTCTGAGGAGAGATGACCGATCCTGAGCAAGACTTTCAGAGGAGAGAGGACCaatcctggggggggggagcttcCTGAGGAAATGAATGAACCAATCCCGAACCAATCCTGAGGGGAGGCTTCCTGAGGAGACGTGACCAATCCCGAGTAAGGCTTTCTGAGGAGAGATGACCAATCCtgagggaaggcttcctgaggaGAGATAACCAATCCTGAGCAAGACTTCCTGAGGAGAAATTATCTATCCTGAggcgtgtgtgtgttgggggggggggatcttcCTCAAGAGAGATGACCATTCCTGAGCAAGACTTTCTGAGGAGGGACGACCCAATCTCAAGGGAAGGCTTCCTCAGGAGATAGCCAATCCTGAGTGAGACTTCCTGAGGAGAAATAACTGATCCTGAGGGGAGGCTTCCTGAGGAGAGATGACCAATCCCACGGGGGGACTTCCTGAGGAGACAGGACCAATCCCGAGCAAGACTTTCTGAGGAGGGATGACCCAAGAGGTTGGCAATACTATCTGGAGGGGCCAGAGGTCAACATCGAGTTGTGGCTGGTGAGTGGCGGTGAGATCCTCGTCTTAGTATCTTTTCCCATCTCTGCCCCTCTGGTCTTTCCACCCAAAGCCACCAGGGTGAGCCAGCCTCTGCTCCTTTTTGGATGTATGCCTCCCTCACCGTGTATACAAGTGGAGCAGTTTCTTCCTTCTGGTCTCCGTTGGTTCCTTTCTGCTCTGACATCCTGGAGATTCTTCTATATTGCATATGAGATCCTACCTCATTGTTCCCGAAGCTCCTAAGTTTTCTAAGAACACCAAGAGGGATTCACTTGGCCTCAGACCTTCTCCTGCTACAAACAGGGCCGCAATGCTTGCCTCCCACAACGTGAGGTGGATGAACGCACGAGGGAAGTTCCTAGGAGCAGCCTGAGGTGTCAGAGGGAAGAACCCTGGCCAACCAGATAGCTGGTTGAGCATCGCCAGGTGGCTGAACCAGCATGTGGCACTTCTGCCGCCTCTTTCCACTCCGTTCTCAGGGCAGCCACATTGCTCATGGATCAGggctccccctccaccctcctagCACACGGGCAGCCACCAGGGAATGCGTGAGAGGTCAGCAAGTGGTGTCAGACTCTACTGAGGAAAGCCAACGGGACCCAACTGCAGGATACGTGAATTAGGTGTATGGgtttcaaaaaaacccaaaccccacATGCAAAGTGTCCTTAGGAGGAGCTGGCCCCTGCCTTGTGCTCCTAGCTCTGTTTGACACACGTGTCCAATTTTTAAAACCTCTAAGGGCACAGTAAAACATGCTTAACATTAATGCAACAGCAAACACACTTTTGTCTTCCCTAGAGCACGCCGGAGTCACTTCCGGCCTTCAGGGCTGGAGGCGTTTCCAAGTGCCAGTCACAGGCAGCAAGACCACTCGGCCTCCGGGCGGAAGGAAGAGGTGTGTGTTCTCACAAATGCACGATGTTCGCACGCGTCTTGCCCAGGCAGCAGCAGCCACCTGTTCTTCTCTGTACGACCCCGGACTTGACACGGTTACCTGCCATTTGGGATGGACCCCTCACATCCTTTTCAGAATGCCACTGATCAATTCTGGTCAAGTGTCTGCCCAAAAGGCTGAAGATGTTAGGATCTGTTAGGATGCCAAGTGCCTTTCTGTGCCAGGCCACCTCGCTTAGCCAAGAGCACAGCCTGTGAGGAACTCACATCATCCACATTTAAACCGatgaaagaaacagaggcacagaaaggctaAGCCTGGGTACCTATCAGTTGAAGAATTTTATTCCAGGaagctcccctgccccctgcagctCCATGGGGTCCCATGCTCCCCCTCAACCCAAGGCCCTACTGTTCCACCTCCCAGCAACCTCTAgctggaaaggaacagaaacGCCCGTCCAAGCTGTGCGTTCTGCACGGGAACCATGCTGGCCAAGCGGAATGGGACCGAGTTACAGGGGCCCTCTCTGCACCGACTTCTAGCACCTCTCCCTGGAGCCTTTTGACTTGTCTCGTTCACGTGGCAGGGTGAGCAGTCAGGGTGCTCACTGCAGATCGGGGGGAAAGACTGGTCCGACCTCTTCACAGGTCCTGCAGAACTTGGGGACATCAGTGCCATGCCCCCCCAACTCCTGCACCTGTGGGGCTGGGCATGCCAGTTCCTTGCTCACAGCCTGGGGATCCCAGGGCCACTGCCCTCCACTCCCGAGCACGCAGGGCACGTGCTCAGGCCCTGACCCACTGGCCGGGGAAGAGGTTAGGGGCAGAGGGCCAGAGCCATGAGAATGCCAGTGGGGACCACCCATTAGTGTCACATGGCAAAGCCCGGCTGTCACTCCCTCCCTCCGCCTGAAGGCTGCAACCACAGCTACTGTGAGGGAAACCAGTGTATGCTGGCGGAGGTGACCGCTGCACTTCACTCCAATGCTTCCTCATCCTCCAGGCCCCGAGGGGCTCTGCGGGGCcggggagcaggcaggggagacGCTTTCTCTGGAGGGGCGCACGGCAGGAGGGCGCATTGCCATGCTTTACAGGCACGGAGCACAGGCCCGTTCCCTTCTTGAGAACGCACTTCCTCATGCCTCCCCCACAGGGGCTGCCTCAGGGCCTCACGGAGCAGCCCCCTCACACAAGCTGACCAACAGCACCCCAGGCCCCGGCTCCCGGCCGCTCCACAGGGCTGGGCTCCCATCCACACCACCCCCTCCCGTCCCTGCGGATGGGAAGAAAGGTTTGGTGCTTCCCTTGGCCgtggctctgctcagtggggagaaggCTGTCAGTAACAGCTGCCTAAGACAGTCGAttagccaatgtggggcttggcaTCCACAAGCCATTTGCAGCGGGGGAcaggtcattttaaaaatggccagTTTACTTTCCTTACCAAAGTAGCCCCCATTCTTTAAGACAAATTCCAGGTCCTAGAGAGCATATGGCAACCACCCCCAACCTAGATGGCCATCCCTCACCTCTGTGCCCCCGATCCCCCTACTCCTGGAGGACAGTGGGGCAGGGCAGGTTTGGTCCTGACCACCCCAGGACTCAGACCCCGGGCATAGCACCTGCCCTCCGTGGGTCTCACCTTCCTAGACAGCACTGGCAAA comes from the Ailuropoda melanoleuca isolate Jingjing chromosome 13, ASM200744v2, whole genome shotgun sequence genome and includes:
- the SS18L1 gene encoding calcium-responsive transactivator isoform X3, with translation MLDENHHLIQCILDYQSKGKTAECTQYQQILHRNLVYLATIADSNQNMQSLLPAPPTQNMSLGPGALSQSGSSQGLHAQGSLSDAMGTGLPPSSLMQGQIGNGPNHVSMQQTAQSTLPTTSMSMSGSGHGSGPGYSHSGPASQSVPLQGQGAIGNYVSRANINMQSNPVSMMHQQAASSHYSSAQGGSQHYQGQPSIAMMGQSGQGSSMMGQRPMAPYRPSQQGSSQQYLGQEEYYGGEQYGHSQAASEPMSQQYYPDGHGDYAYQQSSYTEQSYDRSFEESTQHYYEGGNSQYSQQQTGYQQGAAQQQAGYQQQYPNQQSYPGQQQGYGPAQGAASQYSGYQQGQGQQYGSYRASQTGPSAQQQRPYGYEQGQYGNYQQ
- the SS18L1 gene encoding calcium-responsive transactivator isoform X1, which translates into the protein MLSTKMWDVFGPAGHGGMEEFRLSVWNTTLGKVPVAHLMERLQWAPRRNPPAGRRSHICVPRSRLLPLQMLDENHHLIQCILDYQSKGKTAECTQYQQILHRNLVYLATIADSNQNMQSLLPAPPTQNMSLGPGALSQSGSSQGLHAQGSLSDAMGTGLPPSSLMQGQIGNGPNHVSMQQTAQSTLPTTSMSMSGSGHGSGPGYSHSGPASQSVPLQGQGAIGNYVSRANINMQSNPVSMMHQQAASSHYSSAQGGSQHYQGQPSIAMMGQSGQGSSMMGQRPMAPYRPSQQGSSQQYLGQEEYYGGEQYGHSQAASEPMSQQYYPDGHGDYAYQQSSYTEQSYDRSFEESTQHYYEGGNSQYSQQQTGYQQGAAQQQAGYQQQYPNQQSYPGQQQGYGPAQGAASQYSGYQQGQGQQYGSYRASQTGPSAQQQRPYGYEQGQYGNYQQ
- the SS18L1 gene encoding calcium-responsive transactivator isoform X4 — protein: MLSTKMWDVFGPAGHGGMEEFRLSVWNTTLGKVPVAHLMERLQWAPRRNPPAGRRSHICVPRSRLLPLQMLDENHHLIQCILDYQSKGKTAECTQYQQILHRNLVYLATIADSNQNMQSLLPAPPTQNMSLGPGALSQSGSSQGLHAQGSLSDAMGTGLPPSSLMQGQIGNGPNHVSMQQTAQSTLPTTSMSMSGSGHGSGPGYSHSGPASQSVPLQGQGAIGNYVSRANINMQSNPVSMMHQQAASSHYSSAQGGSQHYQGQPSIAMMGQSGQGSSMMGQRPMAPYRPSQQGSSQQYLGQEEYYGGEQYGHSQAASEPMSQQYYPDGHGDYAYQQSSYTEQSYDRSFEESTQHYYEGVSLPADSMMGSR
- the SS18L1 gene encoding calcium-responsive transactivator isoform X2, whose amino-acid sequence is MLSTKMWDVFGPAGHGGMEEFRLSVWNTTLGKVPVAHLMERLQWAPRRNPPAGRRSHICVPRSRLLPLQMLDENHHLIQCILDYQSKGKTAECTQYQQILHRNLVYLATIADSNQNMQSLLPAPPTQNMSLGPGALSQSGSSQGLHAQGSLSDAMGTGLPPSSLMQGQIGNGPNHVSMQQTAQSTLPTTSMSMSGSGHGSGPGYSHSGPASQSVPLQGQGAIGNYVSRANINMQSNPVSMMHQQAASSHYSSAQGGSQHYQGQPSIAMMGQSGQGSSMMGQRPMAPYRPSQQGSSQQYLGQEEYYGGEQYGHSQAASEPMSQQYYPDGHGDYAYQQSSYTEQSYDRSFEESTQHYYEGESGSETPRWPVPGAVTQPGRSSPQSPWLPTLAPPIPKAGAVTWLSPLAGFET
- the SS18L1 gene encoding calcium-responsive transactivator isoform X5, which codes for MLSTKMWDVFGPAGHGGMEEFRLSVWNTTLGKVPVAHLMERLQWAPRRNPPAGRRSHICVPRSRLLPLQMLDENHHLIQCILDYQSKGKTAECTQYQQILHRNLVYLATIADSNQNMQSLLPAPPTQNMSLGPGALSQSGSSQGLHAQGSLSDAMGTGLPPSSLMQGQIGNGPNHVSMQQTAQSTLPTTSMSMSGSGHGSGPGYSHSGPASQSVPLQGQGAIGNYVSRANINMQSNPVSMMHQQAASSHYSSAQGGSQHYQGQPSIAMMGQSGQGSSMMGQRPMAPYRPSQQGSSQQYLGQEEYYGGEQYGHSQAASEPMSQQYYPDGHGDYAYQQSSYTEQSYDRSFEESTQHYYEGGKFTT